One Bos taurus isolate L1 Dominette 01449 registration number 42190680 breed Hereford chromosome 3, ARS-UCD2.0, whole genome shotgun sequence DNA window includes the following coding sequences:
- the RABGGTB gene encoding geranylgeranyl transferase type-2 subunit beta (The RefSeq protein aligns at 99% coverage compared to this genomic sequence), with amino-acid sequence MGTPQKDVIIKSDAPDTLLLEKHADYIASYGSKKDDYEYCMSEYLRMSGIYWGLTVMDLMGQLHRMNREEILTFIKSCQHECGGISASIGHDPHLLYTLSAVQILTLYDSINVIDINKVVEYVQSLQKEDGSFAGDIWGEIDTRFSFCAVATLALLGKLDAINVEKAIEFVLSCMNFDGGFGCRPGSESHAGQIYCCTGFLAITSQLHQVNSDLLGWWLCERQLPSGGLNGRPEKLPDVCYSWWVLASLKIIGRLHWIDREKLRSFILACQDEETGGFADRPGDMVDPFHTLFGIAGLSLLGEEQIKPVSPVFCMPEEVLRRVNVQPELVS; translated from the exons GGGTACACCGCAGAAAGATGTTATCATTAAGTCAGATGCACCTGACACCCTGTTACTGGAGAAGCATGCTGATTATATTGCATCCTATGGCTCAAAGAAAGATGACTAC GAATATTGCATGTCTGAATATTTGAGAATGAGTGGCATCTATTGGGGTCTGACCGTAATGGATCTCATGGGACAACTACATCGTATGAATAGAGAAGAAATTCTGACGTTTATTAAGTCTTGTCAACACGAGTGTGGTGGAATAAGTGCTAGTATTGGACATGATCCTCATCTTTTGTATACTCTTAGTGCTGTTCAG ATACTTACTCTCTATGATAGTATTAATGTTATTGACATAAATAAAGTTGTGGAATATGTTCAGAGTCTACAGAAAGAAGATGGTTCTTTTGCTGGAGATATCTGGG gaGAAATTGATACAAGATTCTCTTTTTGTGCAGTGGCAACTTTGGCACTATTG GGGAAGTTGGATGCTATTAATGTGGAAAAGGCAATCGAATTTGTTTTATCATGTATGAACTTTGATGGTGGATTTGGTTGCAGACCAGGTTCTGAATCCCATGCTGGGCAG ATCTATTGTTGCACAGGATTCTTGGCTATTACTAGTCAGTTGCACCAAGTAAATTCTGATTTACTCGGTTGGTGGCTTTGTGAACGACAGCTTCCATCAGGTGGACTCAATGGAAGGCCAGAGAAG TTACCAGATGTATGCTATTCATGGTGGGTGTTGGCTTCCCTAAAGATAATTGGAAGGCTTCATTGGATTGATAGAGAAAAACTCCGCAGTTTCATCCTAGCATgtcaagatgaagaaacaggaggATTTGCAGATAGGCCAGGAGATATG GTAGATCCTTTTCATACTCTGtttggaattgctggattgtcaCTTTTGGGAGAAGAACAGATTAAACCTGTTAGCCCTGTTTTTTGCATGCCTGAAGAAGTACTTCGGAGAGTGAATGTTCAGCCTGAACTAGTGAGCTAG